A single Bacteroidota bacterium DNA region contains:
- a CDS encoding AbgT family transporter, with translation MSRKMKIPHTYVIVFSIIILAGILTWIVPGGTFDRETVTVNGIDREVVKSDSFHYIGNTPQTWQIFSAIFDGFVDKADIIVFILLIGGAFWIMNQTKSIDIGIYAFLRYTKKIEKNRVIQRLGVDNLIIVLLMLIFSTFGAVFGMSEETIAFTIIFIPLAIRMGYDSIVGVCMCYVGAHLGFAGALLNPFTIGIAQGLSKLPLYSGIEYRFFCWLVINIVGISYVLWYTNKVRKNPKSSYVYQDDTYWRELTGREEKTEKYHTPRSAWFVFGAIQIVLIFFSFFYPQTNLKIGLSSITLPIIPILTALYLFTSVAFLWKSAHFFILNLLLFTIAFLIVGVMGYQWYVMEIATLFFVMGLASGVAMNYRLNDITKHFLDGVRDILPAGLIVGLAGGIIIILRNGHVIDTLLYYVAGSISGLSHYATISFMYVIQTGINLIMPSGSAKAALTMPIMSQFSDLIGVSRQATVMAYQFGDGFTNMITPTSGVLMGVLGVARIPYDKWLKWVIPFMLILIILGFLLLIPTVTMKLNGF, from the coding sequence ATGTCACGGAAAATGAAGATCCCCCATACTTATGTAATTGTCTTTTCCATCATAATATTAGCCGGTATACTTACATGGATTGTTCCGGGCGGGACATTCGATCGGGAGACCGTCACTGTCAATGGCATTGATCGTGAGGTGGTTAAAAGCGATAGTTTTCATTATATCGGCAACACACCTCAAACCTGGCAGATATTTTCCGCTATTTTCGACGGATTCGTCGATAAGGCCGATATTATCGTATTTATACTGTTGATCGGTGGGGCCTTTTGGATCATGAATCAGACGAAATCGATCGACATAGGAATCTATGCCTTTCTCCGCTACACCAAAAAGATCGAAAAGAACCGTGTGATTCAACGTCTCGGTGTCGACAACCTCATTATTGTACTGTTGATGTTGATATTCAGTACTTTCGGTGCGGTTTTCGGGATGAGTGAGGAGACCATCGCCTTTACCATCATTTTTATACCCCTGGCCATCAGGATGGGATATGATTCGATTGTCGGAGTATGTATGTGTTACGTCGGCGCCCACCTTGGATTCGCAGGGGCATTACTTAATCCGTTCACCATTGGCATAGCACAGGGATTGTCCAAGTTGCCTCTCTATTCCGGGATTGAATACAGGTTTTTCTGTTGGTTGGTCATCAACATTGTCGGAATTTCTTATGTTCTCTGGTATACCAATAAAGTTCGAAAGAATCCAAAATCGTCCTATGTATATCAAGACGATACCTATTGGAGGGAACTGACCGGCAGGGAGGAAAAAACGGAAAAGTATCATACACCTCGCTCTGCCTGGTTTGTATTTGGAGCCATTCAAATAGTGCTTATTTTCTTTTCCTTCTTCTATCCGCAGACAAATTTGAAGATCGGACTTTCCAGCATTACACTGCCGATTATTCCCATCCTGACAGCGCTCTATCTGTTCACCAGTGTTGCGTTCTTGTGGAAATCGGCACATTTTTTCATCCTTAATCTTTTGCTGTTTACCATTGCTTTCCTCATAGTTGGAGTAATGGGTTACCAATGGTATGTCATGGAAATTGCAACCCTTTTCTTTGTCATGGGACTGGCCTCGGGTGTCGCAATGAATTATCGTCTGAACGACATCACAAAGCATTTTCTCGACGGGGTGCGTGATATCCTTCCGGCCGGTCTTATTGTAGGCCTGGCAGGCGGCATCATCATCATTCTGCGGAACGGTCATGTGATTGACACCCTGCTTTATTACGTTGCAGGTTCAATCAGTGGCTTAAGCCACTATGCAACGATAAGTTTCATGTATGTTATCCAGACCGGGATCAACCTCATCATGCCATCGGGTTCGGCCAAAGCAGCCCTGACCATGCCCATCATGTCGCAGTTTTCTGATCTGATAGGCGTTTCACGGCAGGCTACGGTCATGGCATACCAGTTTGGTGATGGATTCACAAATATGATCACTCCAACTTCCGGCGTGCTGATGGGTGTGCTGGGTGTTGCCCGGATCCCATATGATAAATGGCTCAAATGGGTTATCCCCTTCATGCTGATCCTCATCATCCTGGGCTTCTTATTGCTTATCCCAACAGTGACCATGAAATTAAATGGGTTCTAA
- a CDS encoding porin family protein, producing MKPGRLILIITGLFFCAITLFGQSSVGIKAGMNIANQVGGDMENDLLYGFNVGGSATFPLSNLISLQPEVLFTTKGCNYDFEEITENGQIKNYEHYDGFWRIYYLEIPLLVKFTFLSDRKLKPHLVFGPSPAFKVKGSFDEDYDLQDFENGILIHQESGHDKGDIQTIKTFDMGLTIGAGVTFGCFNLDARYIPGLWTISEKEDFEIRNSVFSIMIGYSFMLGK from the coding sequence ATGAAACCAGGAAGATTAATTCTTATCATTACAGGATTGTTTTTTTGTGCGATAACCCTGTTTGGACAAAGTTCAGTTGGCATAAAAGCCGGCATGAACATTGCCAATCAGGTAGGAGGTGACATGGAAAATGATCTTTTATATGGATTTAACGTAGGTGGTAGTGCAACGTTCCCTCTTTCAAACCTCATCAGCCTGCAACCGGAAGTACTATTTACAACAAAAGGGTGCAATTATGATTTCGAGGAGATTACGGAAAATGGCCAGATAAAAAATTATGAGCATTATGACGGCTTTTGGAGAATATATTATCTGGAGATCCCGCTACTCGTCAAGTTCACTTTTTTATCCGACAGGAAGCTCAAACCGCATCTGGTCTTCGGTCCATCACCTGCTTTCAAAGTCAAAGGCAGCTTTGATGAAGATTATGACCTGCAGGACTTTGAAAATGGGATTTTGATCCATCAGGAAAGCGGCCACGACAAAGGAGATATTCAGACGATAAAGACGTTTGACATGGGATTAACAATAGGAGCCGGAGTAACATTTGGTTGTTTTAATCTGGATGCCAGGTACATCCCTGGTCTATGGACGATCTCCGAAAAGGAAGATTTTGAAATCAGAAACAGTGTATTTTCGATCATGATCGGATATTCTTTTATGCTTGGGAAATAA
- a CDS encoding T9SS type A sorting domain-containing protein, translating into MKKIIITLILIAIFSARHSFAEPNIEITTIPPYYSWGMPLCGTVNVNPDSFQVAVVIFIEGLGWWTKPYYNPLYISINPDSTWCCSVTTGAIDNVATEFCVFLIPDSEIVTIPLHQGSPCINPLLYTISVANACTKRTPKTINFCNYTWWVKDAHLPVGPGSNYFSDDTTNVWLDAQDRLHLKIKKQGSNWYCSEVYLVDTLYPNSGRFIFYIEGAIGNLDSNAVLGLFTWDNDLCPYHKEFDIEFSSNLVDSMQNAQYVIQPWYIQGHRKRWSMPANVDLSTHIIEWHPDSIVFSSFKGFQNYPPLDIYKLNSWKYDTNLTLPPNPQNIRINLWLDGGLPTNANDTAIEVIISKCEFQGTVNITYNNNNESNIAVYPNPATNNITIESLQQAVIEILNIQGQLIKTIAAISNITTIDISGFARGMYFMKVKTEKEVAVNKFIKQ; encoded by the coding sequence ATGAAAAAAATTATAATTACACTTATTTTAATTGCTATTTTCTCAGCAAGACATTCTTTTGCGGAACCTAATATCGAAATTACTACCATCCCTCCGTACTACTCTTGGGGGATGCCATTATGTGGCACAGTAAATGTAAATCCAGATAGTTTTCAAGTTGCAGTTGTTATTTTTATTGAAGGTTTGGGATGGTGGACTAAACCATATTATAATCCTTTATACATTTCAATTAATCCTGATTCAACTTGGTGTTGTTCAGTTACTACTGGTGCTATAGATAATGTTGCTACTGAGTTTTGTGTTTTCTTAATTCCTGATAGCGAAATAGTTACCATTCCCCTTCACCAGGGTAGTCCCTGTATTAATCCTCTTTTATATACTATTTCGGTTGCAAACGCCTGCACTAAGCGAACGCCAAAAACTATAAATTTTTGTAATTATACCTGGTGGGTTAAAGATGCTCATTTACCAGTAGGACCTGGTAGTAACTATTTTTCCGATGATACTACAAATGTTTGGCTGGATGCACAAGACAGATTACATTTAAAAATCAAAAAACAAGGTAGCAACTGGTATTGTTCGGAAGTTTATTTAGTTGATACGCTTTATCCGAATTCCGGCAGATTTATTTTTTATATTGAAGGAGCGATTGGAAATTTAGATTCAAATGCAGTACTTGGATTATTTACATGGGATAATGATTTGTGTCCCTATCATAAAGAATTTGATATAGAATTTTCGAGTAATTTAGTTGATAGTATGCAAAATGCCCAATATGTAATTCAACCATGGTACATACAAGGGCATAGGAAAAGATGGTCAATGCCAGCAAATGTAGATTTATCTACACATATTATTGAGTGGCATCCTGATAGTATTGTATTTTCGAGTTTCAAAGGATTCCAGAACTATCCTCCGCTTGATATATATAAACTTAATTCATGGAAATATGACACTAATCTTACTTTACCTCCTAATCCACAAAATATAAGAATAAACTTATGGCTTGACGGCGGCCTTCCGACAAATGCAAATGATACGGCTATCGAAGTAATTATTTCAAAATGTGAATTTCAAGGAACAGTTAATATTACATACAACAATAATAATGAAAGCAACATTGCGGTTTATCCAAACCCTGCAACAAATAACATAACAATAGAAAGCCTGCAGCAAGCAGTAATAGAAATTTTAAACATACAAGGGCAGCTAATAAAAACCATTGCAGCAATCAGCAATATCACAACTATTGATATTTCGGGCTTTGCAAGAGGGATGTATTTTATGAAAGTGAAAACAGAAAAAGAAGTTGCAGTGAATAAATTTATAAAACAATAA
- a CDS encoding transporter substrate-binding domain-containing protein, which translates to MVIWVFFLAIIIFGSRSLLPDFWNTHTIPYEQFRLVPELASQVNARVYNTLDTVSHAEAGSERTLQQIRKLGVLRVGYYDGFMPFCYRNQWGELVGYDVSFMYQLAADINVELEFYPYVINQMTHDLEKKCFDIAIGGITVTPERLQEVNVSKPYIQSPYAILARSDLASRLVSGQEVLKQTNLVIARYDNVVLHEFISTNFPKNPVMDVESYQDIPDHPEIDIAFWSLAKAQAFAYTHPGFTVVVPVKFFPPFLYAYYLAPGADHLTNYLNYWIDLQINNGFAERQKDIWIDGKVPLYTTNRWCIIRDVLHWVK; encoded by the coding sequence ATGGTTATTTGGGTCTTTTTTCTGGCGATCATTATTTTTGGATCACGCAGTTTGCTACCTGACTTCTGGAATACACACACCATTCCGTACGAACAATTCCGCCTTGTGCCGGAGCTGGCGTCGCAGGTCAATGCGAGGGTTTACAATACTCTTGATACCGTGTCGCATGCAGAAGCAGGTAGTGAGCGTACCCTTCAGCAGATCCGCAAACTGGGTGTGCTGCGTGTGGGATACTATGACGGATTTATGCCCTTTTGTTACCGGAACCAATGGGGCGAATTGGTAGGATACGATGTTTCATTCATGTATCAGCTCGCTGCGGATATTAACGTCGAACTTGAGTTTTATCCTTACGTCATAAACCAGATGACGCATGATCTTGAAAAGAAGTGCTTCGATATCGCCATCGGGGGTATCACCGTCACTCCTGAGCGCCTGCAGGAAGTGAACGTCTCCAAACCCTATATCCAAAGTCCCTATGCAATACTTGCCCGGTCAGATCTGGCTTCGCGGCTGGTATCCGGCCAGGAGGTGTTGAAGCAGACCAATCTGGTAATCGCGCGCTATGACAATGTGGTTCTTCATGAATTCATTAGCACTAATTTCCCCAAAAACCCGGTGATGGATGTTGAAAGTTATCAGGATATTCCCGATCACCCCGAGATAGACATTGCTTTCTGGTCGCTGGCCAAGGCCCAGGCTTTTGCTTATACACATCCTGGTTTTACTGTGGTAGTGCCTGTAAAATTTTTCCCTCCTTTTTTATATGCCTATTACTTGGCTCCGGGTGCTGACCATCTGACGAATTATCTGAATTACTGGATCGATCTGCAAATAAACAACGGCTTTGCCGAGCGTCAGAAAGATATTTGGATTGACGGTAAAGTCCCCTTATACACGACCAACCGCTGGTGCATCATCAGGGATGTACTGCATTGGGTGAAGTGA